The Plantactinospora sp. KBS50 sequence ACGAACTGCGCGGCGCCGACCTGCCGACCACCGGCGGCCGGCTGTTCGCGTACGTCTTCGAGTCCGCGGTACCCGGGCTGGACGAGCTGGCCGCCGCCGCGTACGCGCGCTCGGCGCACGTCAACGGGTTGGACCCGACCGCGTTCCCGTCCCTGCTGGCGATGGAGAACGCCCTGGTCGCCGCGGCGGCCCGGGTGCTGGGCGCCGGCCCCGGCACCGCCGCCCCGGACGTGGTGGGCAGCGTCACCAGCGGCGGCACGGAGTCGATCATCCTGGCCGTCAAGGCCGCCCGGGACGCCCGGCCGGACATCACGGCGCCCCGGCTGGTCGCCCCGGCCAGCGCGCACGCCGCCTTCGCCAAGGCGGCGCACTACCTCGGGCTGACCCTGGACACCGTGCCGATCTCACCGCGGACCCTGGTGCCGGCGCCCGAGGACATCGCCCGGGCGATCCGGCCGGAGACCGTGCTGGTGGTCTGCTCGGCGCCGGCGTACGCGCACGGCGTCGTCGACCCGGTGGCGCCGATCGCCGCCGCGGCGGCCGAGGCCGGCGTGCGGTGCCACGTGGACGCCTGCTTCGGCGGCTGGTCGCTGCCCTGGCTGCGCCGGCTCGGCGTGCCGGTGCCCGAGTTCGACTTCGCGGTGCCCGGCGTCACGTCGGTCTCGGTGGACCTGCACAAGTACGCGTACTGCCCGAAGGGCGTCTCCGTACTGCTGCACCGGGACGCGCAACTGCGCCGGCCGCAGTACTTCGGGTACGCCGACTGGCCCGGATACCCGCTGGTCAACCCGGTGATCTCGTCCACCCGCTCCGGCGGGCCGATCGCCGCCGCACTGGCCACGCTGCGGCACCTGGGCGACGCCGGGTACCTCGCGCTGGCCGAGCGCACCCGCTCGGCGGTCCGCGACATCTGCGCCGCCGTCCGCGACGTACCCGGGTTGCGGCTGCTGGCCGACCCGGCGGCCACCGTGGTCTGCTTCGTCGCGGACGACCCTGAACTGGACGTCTTCGTGCTCGCCGACGAACTGGCCGGGCGGGGCTGGCACGTCCAGCCCCAGCACCGGTACGGGGAGATACCGCCCAGCCTGCACCTGAGCGTGACGGCCGGCGCCGCCGCGGGCGCCGCCGACTTCGGGCCGGCGCTGCGC is a genomic window containing:
- a CDS encoding aminotransferase class V-fold PLP-dependent enzyme — its product is MIEALPSRGVPAERVLAELDELRGADLPTTGGRLFAYVFESAVPGLDELAAAAYARSAHVNGLDPTAFPSLLAMENALVAAAARVLGAGPGTAAPDVVGSVTSGGTESIILAVKAARDARPDITAPRLVAPASAHAAFAKAAHYLGLTLDTVPISPRTLVPAPEDIARAIRPETVLVVCSAPAYAHGVVDPVAPIAAAAAEAGVRCHVDACFGGWSLPWLRRLGVPVPEFDFAVPGVTSVSVDLHKYAYCPKGVSVLLHRDAQLRRPQYFGYADWPGYPLVNPVISSTRSGGPIAAALATLRHLGDAGYLALAERTRSAVRDICAAVRDVPGLRLLADPAATVVCFVADDPELDVFVLADELAGRGWHVQPQHRYGEIPPSLHLSVTAGAAAGAADFGPALRDAVGATRAAGPVRLPAELLALAGSLRPEDLTPQLMAGLVAGLGLDPAGPGIDTNRMALVNTLLGAAPAALRERLLVEFLSLLQTPSW